CTTCGTCAGGCCCTCGGCGAAATACAGCTTCGAGGGCCGCCCGGCATAGTGGGTCGACAGGTTCTGCAGTTCGGCCTTGAACTCCGGATCGTTCTTGGCGTGGTTCCACTGCTCTTCGAGGTCGAGGATCAGCGGCATCAGCGTCTCGGCGACGAAGCGGCCGCCGAAAATGCCGAACATGCCCTGCTCGTCGGGTCCGGTGCGGAAGGAATTGGGCATAGCCGGCTTGTTCATCGCCGATCTCCTGATTTTGGTTGTGCTCAGGCGGCGCGGTCGTCGCGCGCGGCCCTGACGGCCCGGAAAAACTGCTCGATCAGCGCCGGATCCTTGACGCCCGGAGCGCTTTCCACACCGGACGAGACGTCTATTCCGGGAGGGTTGGCCAGTCTCAGGGCATCGCCGATATTGGCGGCGTTGAGCCCACCGGAAAGCATGTAATCGAGCCCGGCGTCAAGGCCGGCAAGGATGCGCCAGTCGAAGGCGACGCCATTGCCGCCCGGCAGCTGCGATCCCTTGGGCGGCTTGGCGTCGAACATGAAACGATCGGCGATGCCAACGAACGGCTTTACACGCTCGAGGTCGGCTGTCTCGCTGACGGAAAACACCTTCATGACCGGCAGGCCGTAACGCGCCTTGATCTCGGCCACACGCTCAGGCGTTTCCGAACCGTGCAGTTGCAGCATGTCCGGCTGCATCTTGGCGACGATCTCGTCCAGGAAAGCATCATCGGCGTCGACCGTGACGGCAACCGCCAAGGCCTTGCCGCGCACCGCTTCGCGCAGGCGCCCGGCCTCGGCGGGCTCGACATAGCGCGGGCTTTTGGGGAAGAAGATAAAGCCGACATGGCTGGCGCAGCCGGCAAGGGCGGCGGCCATCGCGGCGTCGGTCTTCAATCCGCAGATCTTGATGTCGAGCGTCATGGGCCGGGCTTGGCACGAAAAGCCGCGAGAGTCGAGAAA
This region of Mesorhizobium sp. M2A.F.Ca.ET.046.03.2.1 genomic DNA includes:
- a CDS encoding phosphoribosylanthranilate isomerase — translated: MTLDIKICGLKTDAAMAAALAGCASHVGFIFFPKSPRYVEPAEAGRLREAVRGKALAVAVTVDADDAFLDEIVAKMQPDMLQLHGSETPERVAEIKARYGLPVMKVFSVSETADLERVKPFVGIADRFMFDAKPPKGSQLPGGNGVAFDWRILAGLDAGLDYMLSGGLNAANIGDALRLANPPGIDVSSGVESAPGVKDPALIEQFFRAVRAARDDRAA